The following are from one region of the Actinopolyspora halophila DSM 43834 genome:
- a CDS encoding AI-2E family transporter, producing MSATKVTNSDEAARVPPAIRLTAAIGWRILIIFGMLYALGWLVGKLSVVVIPVAIALLLSALLAPAVSMLTRMRVPRGVATAVVLVGGLAAVGGILSFVINAFIIGLPDLQRQLTASLNTIREWLANGPLHLGQEQINNYIGQVGTWLEDNQQQLTSGALATATTVGNFLTGMLLMMFTLIFFLHDGRRIWLFLINPLPDSVRPRIDLAGSRGFESLVGYIRATGLVAVGDALGIGLGLAIIGVPLVVPLAALVFLAAFIPIVGAVASGAVAILVALVANGPIAALLVLAVVLGVQQLEGNVLQPLLIGRAVRLHPLAVVLAISIGVIAGGIIGALLAVPVMAMLNSAVRSLASSSAEEEASGEGDEDDGTEPDADERGGTAAPLA from the coding sequence GTGAGTGCCACCAAGGTCACGAATTCCGACGAGGCCGCCAGGGTCCCGCCCGCGATCCGCCTGACCGCCGCCATCGGCTGGCGCATATTGATCATTTTCGGGATGCTGTACGCCCTCGGGTGGCTCGTGGGCAAGCTTTCCGTCGTGGTGATCCCCGTCGCGATCGCACTCCTGCTGTCCGCCCTGCTCGCTCCGGCCGTCTCGATGCTCACCCGAATGCGCGTGCCCAGAGGGGTGGCCACGGCGGTGGTGCTCGTCGGGGGGCTGGCCGCCGTCGGCGGCATTCTGAGCTTCGTCATCAACGCCTTCATCATCGGCCTTCCGGACCTGCAACGACAGCTGACCGCGAGCCTGAACACCATCCGGGAGTGGCTGGCCAACGGGCCGCTGCACCTGGGGCAGGAACAGATCAACAACTACATCGGCCAGGTGGGTACCTGGTTGGAGGACAACCAGCAGCAGCTGACCAGCGGGGCGCTGGCCACGGCGACCACGGTCGGAAACTTCCTGACCGGGATGCTGCTGATGATGTTCACGCTGATCTTCTTCCTGCACGACGGGCGGAGGATCTGGCTCTTCCTGATCAATCCGCTTCCGGACTCGGTGCGTCCCCGGATCGACCTGGCCGGCTCGCGCGGCTTCGAGTCCCTGGTCGGCTACATCCGCGCGACCGGCCTGGTCGCGGTCGGGGACGCGCTCGGCATCGGGCTCGGACTCGCGATCATCGGGGTGCCGCTGGTCGTGCCGCTGGCGGCGCTGGTCTTTCTGGCCGCGTTCATTCCGATCGTCGGCGCGGTGGCCTCCGGCGCGGTCGCCATTCTCGTCGCACTGGTGGCCAACGGGCCGATCGCGGCGCTGCTGGTGCTGGCAGTGGTGCTCGGTGTGCAGCAGCTGGAGGGCAACGTGCTGCAGCCGCTGCTGATCGGCCGCGCGGTGCGGCTGCATCCGCTCGCGGTGGTGCTGGCGATCAGCATCGGTGTCATAGCGGGGGGCATCATCGGGGCGCTGCTGGCCGTTCCGGTGATGGCGATGCTCAACTCCGCGGTGCGTTCCCTGGCCTCCTCCTCCGCGGAGGAGGAGGCCTCGGGAGAAGGCGACGAGGACGATGGAACCGAACCGGACGCGGACGAGAGGGGAGGTACGGCGGCTCCCCTTGCTTAG
- a CDS encoding recombinase family protein, giving the protein MALVGLVRVSTDRQEVQRQHDALDSVCVRVFEEAISGTRKATDRPGLRDALDYLRPGDLLTVQEVDRLGRNLLDGLLTLSELFQRGISVKVLDGVAAGEHTERSLILDPALALAEDRRRDISRKTKNGLDAAAKRGSKGGRNRAPGVRARRPARGRRRGAAGGQSGRAERGHPGLGSSSVPVARVVAWRNLSRAPAAGCRPRFRRVTR; this is encoded by the coding sequence ATGGCGCTTGTCGGGCTCGTCCGCGTCAGCACCGACCGGCAAGAGGTGCAGCGGCAGCACGACGCGCTCGACTCGGTCTGTGTGCGGGTGTTCGAGGAAGCGATCAGCGGCACCCGTAAGGCCACCGACCGGCCCGGCTTGCGGGATGCGTTGGATTATCTCCGCCCCGGCGACCTGCTCACCGTCCAAGAGGTCGACCGACTGGGACGCAACCTCCTGGACGGGTTGCTGACGCTGTCCGAGCTGTTCCAGCGCGGCATCAGCGTCAAGGTATTGGACGGCGTCGCCGCCGGCGAGCACACCGAACGCTCCCTGATCCTGGATCCAGCGCTCGCGTTGGCCGAGGATCGCCGGCGCGACATCTCCCGCAAAACGAAGAACGGGCTGGACGCCGCGGCCAAGCGCGGCAGCAAGGGTGGCCGGAACCGTGCGCCTGGGGTACGAGCTCGGCGACCTGCTCGTGGCCGCCGACGCGGCGCTGCTGGAGGCCAAAGCGGCAGGGCGGAACGCGGTCACCCTGGCTTAGGAAGTTCTTCGGTGCCGGTTGCTCGGGTGGTTGCGTGGCGGAACCTCTCGCGGGCTCCCGCAGCCGGGTGCCGACCGAGGTTCCGCCGAGTGACCCGCTAA
- a CDS encoding SGNH/GDSL hydrolase family protein yields MSKATKLLTTTCALLLATVGACSQSNQADTSAANGTSPSEQAPKVLWVGDSVAAQLAKPLTAAAEAGELPFKSIAAAGGGNVSGREKLTQSTFQRLNEALDSYSPDVVTYQVSTYDWGTEKEQRAAYEKLLKTVADSGAKLAIVTMPPIKPDDFYKDHMDELERTTRLVKEVAAGSDDKAVVFDSAQVWGEEFQKERDGELYRKSDGIHTCPQGAAQFTDWLLEKLAKQFGGFTPAKPASWANAGWSGDSKFEGCQNGA; encoded by the coding sequence ATGAGCAAAGCTACGAAACTTCTGACCACGACGTGTGCGCTATTACTAGCGACTGTCGGTGCGTGTTCACAGAGCAACCAAGCCGACACGTCCGCTGCCAACGGGACATCCCCGTCCGAACAGGCGCCCAAGGTGTTGTGGGTCGGGGACTCGGTGGCAGCGCAACTGGCGAAACCGCTTACCGCCGCCGCTGAGGCCGGTGAACTACCGTTCAAGTCCATCGCCGCCGCAGGCGGCGGCAACGTGTCGGGACGCGAGAAACTGACGCAATCAACATTTCAGCGCCTGAACGAGGCACTGGACTCGTACAGCCCGGACGTGGTGACCTACCAGGTATCCACGTACGACTGGGGGACCGAAAAGGAGCAGCGCGCGGCGTACGAAAAGCTACTGAAGACGGTCGCAGACTCCGGCGCGAAGCTCGCGATCGTGACGATGCCCCCGATCAAACCCGATGACTTCTACAAGGACCACATGGACGAGCTCGAGCGCACCACCCGATTGGTCAAGGAGGTGGCCGCGGGCTCGGACGACAAGGCCGTGGTCTTCGACAGCGCACAGGTGTGGGGTGAAGAGTTCCAGAAGGAGCGCGACGGCGAACTCTACCGCAAATCCGACGGCATCCACACCTGCCCGCAGGGAGCGGCTCAGTTCACCGACTGGCTGCTGGAGAAGCTCGCCAAACAGTTCGGCGGGTTCACCCCCGCGAAGCCCGCGTCCTGGGCCAACGCGGGCTGGTCCGGCGATTCCAAGTTCGAAGGTTGCCAAAACGGGGCCTGA
- a CDS encoding NAD(P)H-binding protein has product MIVITAPTSQIGRQVLDRLLAVDEKLRVVARDPSRLPDHARNCVEIVQGSHGDPAVTDRAFAGADTVFWLAPPNPRADSVEAAYLDFTRPACEAFTRHGVQRVVGISALGRGTPQAEHAGLVTASLAMDDMIANSGVHYRALAMPSFMDNILNQTDVLNSGVFTSPMSGERSAPVCATRDIARAAAALLSDDSWTGTGSVPVLGPEDLSFRDMARIMSEVLGRPIHFQRISGETLRETLNGHGMSEAMAQGMVDMMLAKNDGLDNAGPRTPESTTPTSFRQWCEEVLKPADTR; this is encoded by the coding sequence TTGATCGTTATCACGGCACCCACCAGCCAGATCGGCCGCCAGGTCCTCGACAGGCTGCTCGCGGTGGACGAGAAGCTACGAGTGGTCGCACGCGATCCGTCACGACTACCGGACCACGCACGGAACTGTGTCGAGATCGTGCAGGGCTCGCACGGTGATCCTGCGGTGACCGACCGGGCGTTCGCGGGGGCCGACACCGTGTTCTGGCTGGCGCCCCCGAACCCGCGGGCGGACAGCGTCGAGGCGGCCTATCTCGACTTCACGCGGCCCGCGTGCGAGGCGTTCACCCGCCACGGCGTTCAGCGGGTAGTCGGCATCTCCGCCCTCGGGCGCGGCACGCCGCAGGCCGAACACGCCGGGCTGGTCACCGCGTCGCTGGCCATGGACGACATGATCGCGAACAGTGGCGTGCACTACCGCGCACTGGCCATGCCGTCGTTCATGGACAACATCCTCAATCAGACCGACGTGTTGAACAGCGGTGTGTTCACCTCCCCGATGTCCGGAGAGCGCAGCGCTCCCGTCTGCGCCACGCGGGACATCGCCAGGGCGGCCGCCGCGCTGCTGAGCGACGACTCCTGGACCGGCACCGGCAGCGTTCCGGTTCTCGGGCCGGAGGACCTATCGTTCCGTGACATGGCACGGATCATGTCCGAGGTGCTGGGACGCCCGATCCACTTCCAACGGATCAGCGGGGAAACACTCCGGGAAACCCTCAACGGGCACGGCATGTCTGAGGCAATGGCTCAGGGCATGGTCGACATGATGCTGGCCAAGAACGACGGTCTGGACAACGCGGGACCACGCACTCCGGAATCCACCACACCCACGAGCTTCCGCCAGTGGTGCGAGGAAGTATTGAAGCCCGCCGACACACGCTGA
- a CDS encoding LysR family transcriptional regulator, whose protein sequence is MGEPDVRQLRYFVAVAEELHFGRAASRLGIAQPPLSRAIRELERQLGARLLERTTRQVTLTPAGEGFLRDARSALDAVTAAAQRARNAGRDTPTLRVAFKADCDGGLLPGIRTTYERDDAALPVELLMGGLGQQVPALLDGRADVALLLTPFDDRGLDSEPLLTEPRLVALPADDPLAARDSLRLADLAGRALPDGTPAEQGPSAGPGDRTRTNHLDLTQIFSLVELGDMVLFSPTSLAHRYPRTGIAYRTVTDLGPSTLSVAWPSDSRSHAVAAFVRAATTVAASASPDGGTPVAGPVSPGC, encoded by the coding sequence ATGGGCGAACCGGATGTGCGCCAGCTGCGGTACTTCGTAGCCGTCGCCGAGGAGCTGCACTTCGGACGTGCCGCCAGCCGACTCGGCATCGCACAACCGCCCCTCTCGCGGGCGATCCGCGAGCTGGAACGCCAACTGGGCGCGCGGCTGCTGGAACGCACCACGCGACAGGTCACGTTGACCCCGGCAGGAGAGGGATTCCTGCGGGATGCACGCAGTGCACTCGACGCGGTCACGGCGGCTGCTCAGCGAGCGCGGAACGCGGGCAGGGACACGCCCACGCTGCGGGTCGCGTTCAAGGCCGACTGCGACGGGGGCCTGCTGCCCGGCATTCGCACCACCTACGAACGGGACGACGCGGCGCTGCCGGTCGAGCTGTTGATGGGCGGGCTGGGGCAGCAGGTACCGGCGCTGCTTGACGGCCGTGCGGACGTCGCACTGCTGCTGACTCCCTTCGACGACCGGGGACTGGACTCCGAACCGCTGCTGACCGAACCGCGCCTGGTGGCATTACCGGCGGACGACCCGCTGGCCGCCAGGGATTCCCTGCGCCTGGCCGACTTGGCGGGCAGAGCACTGCCCGACGGCACTCCGGCCGAACAGGGTCCGTCGGCGGGTCCGGGGGACCGGACCCGGACCAACCACCTCGACCTCACCCAGATCTTCAGTCTGGTCGAACTGGGCGACATGGTGCTGTTCTCACCCACCTCGCTGGCACACCGCTACCCGCGTACGGGAATCGCCTACCGAACTGTCACGGATCTCGGACCGAGCACCCTGTCCGTGGCGTGGCCCAGCGACTCCCGCTCGCACGCCGTCGCAGCATTCGTCCGTGCCGCCACGACTGTCGCGGCCAGCGCATCGCCGGACGGCGGCACGCCGGTAGCCGGCCCCGTCAGTCCAGGTTGCTGA
- a CDS encoding acyltransferase family protein produces the protein MTKVQPSTAAQPKTGKPYQPALDGLRGIAILGVLLFHTDHLPGGFLGVDLFFALSGYLITELLLREVEATGTVSLVAFWGRRIRRLLPALATVLVGVTVLVWLVATPGVVRTTLADAPWVQLNLMNWHLLAESAGYWDSFGQERVFEHLWSIAVEEQFYLVWPVLLLLVTRGVLRVDRRVAVVAAVCSVISLVLMVVLVSPVDPTRVYTGTDTRAFSLLLGAMVATPWVRAVLARAVDRWAGAALVVLAVGIGVIWAFAAGKESLWLYNGGLFAHSLAAALLIGLCAQTPHALLAKVLAWQPLRWLGLISYSLYLWHWPVIVLLSPERTGRDGWALTAVVCAVSIGLAALSKYLIEDPIRFRAEWARGRKGLVAFVALMAGMALLWLTLPTPDPSTVDVSNLD, from the coding sequence ATGACGAAGGTCCAACCGAGTACGGCTGCTCAACCGAAGACGGGGAAGCCGTATCAACCCGCACTGGACGGGCTGCGCGGCATCGCGATACTGGGGGTGCTGCTGTTTCACACCGACCACCTGCCCGGTGGTTTCCTCGGTGTGGACCTGTTCTTCGCGTTGTCCGGCTACCTCATCACCGAGTTGCTGCTGCGGGAAGTCGAGGCAACGGGAACGGTGTCGCTGGTCGCCTTCTGGGGCAGGCGGATCCGCAGGCTGCTGCCCGCGCTCGCGACGGTGCTCGTGGGCGTCACCGTGCTGGTATGGCTGGTGGCAACGCCCGGCGTGGTGCGCACGACACTCGCGGACGCCCCGTGGGTGCAGCTGAACCTGATGAACTGGCACCTGCTGGCGGAATCGGCCGGCTACTGGGACAGCTTCGGGCAGGAGCGGGTGTTCGAACACCTGTGGAGCATCGCGGTCGAGGAGCAGTTCTACCTCGTGTGGCCGGTGCTGCTGTTGCTCGTCACTCGGGGAGTCCTGCGGGTGGATCGCCGGGTCGCCGTGGTCGCTGCCGTGTGTTCGGTCATCTCCCTGGTGTTGATGGTCGTGCTGGTCAGCCCGGTGGATCCGACGCGCGTCTACACCGGAACCGACACCAGGGCCTTCTCGCTGTTGCTCGGCGCCATGGTCGCCACTCCGTGGGTGCGTGCCGTGCTGGCCCGTGCCGTCGACCGTTGGGCGGGTGCCGCGCTGGTGGTGCTGGCGGTCGGAATCGGCGTCATATGGGCGTTTGCCGCCGGTAAGGAGTCGCTGTGGCTGTACAACGGCGGACTCTTCGCGCACTCCCTGGCCGCTGCCTTGCTGATCGGGCTGTGTGCGCAGACACCGCACGCGCTGCTCGCCAAGGTCCTCGCCTGGCAGCCGCTGCGGTGGCTGGGACTGATCTCCTACAGCCTGTACCTGTGGCACTGGCCCGTCATCGTGCTGCTGTCTCCGGAACGGACGGGGCGCGACGGATGGGCGCTGACCGCCGTGGTGTGCGCTGTCTCGATCGGCTTGGCCGCACTGTCGAAGTACCTGATCGAGGACCCGATCCGGTTCCGCGCCGAGTGGGCGAGGGGACGCAAAGGGTTGGTCGCGTTCGTCGCGCTCATGGCCGGGATGGCGTTGCTGTGGCTGACACTGCCCACTCCCGATCCGTCCACGGTCGACGTCAGCAACCTGGACTGA
- a CDS encoding sensor histidine kinase, with the protein MRRRAPRDVRAPRALRGLRARLIAACVAVAVLAAATASWASAASASNSLLRSTQQRIAETAARRITDTAPALVYPPDTDDLRKIRDALDGPVVVTYESLRVHAGETAAITEQLRTAVHGGEHLALQRVDSATGMKLLVGVPVLITGVDGQQRPSGIEVYLVRDLGDVVRQVNALTRNAIWTSALALPVAVLLALLAARGVLRPVRELRGTARKLAAGDLDARLRPSGADELAELATTFNDTAASLQSSISELARMEADSRRFVADVAHELRTPLTTLTSVAEMLEEDLERMPSDARASIELAIAETRRLTSLVEDLMEIARFDAGAAQPHLERVDMPGVVRECLRSRSWTEQVRLDSPEELAAVLDRRRLDVIVANLVGNALRHGEPPVVVRLSADEQEVHLEVIDNGPGLPEGGAAQLFDRFYKADSSRGRSAGSGLGMAITAENVWLHGGTIEAGNADGAGARFAVRLPRWSEET; encoded by the coding sequence ATGAGGCGACGTGCGCCGCGTGATGTGCGTGCGCCGCGGGCGCTGCGCGGGCTGCGCGCCAGACTGATCGCCGCGTGCGTCGCGGTTGCCGTACTCGCAGCCGCGACGGCGTCCTGGGCGAGTGCGGCCTCGGCCAGCAACTCGCTGCTGCGGTCGACCCAACAGCGGATCGCGGAGACCGCTGCGCGGCGGATCACCGACACCGCGCCTGCGCTCGTCTACCCGCCGGACACCGATGACCTGCGCAAGATCCGGGATGCCCTCGATGGGCCTGTCGTGGTGACGTACGAGTCGCTGCGCGTACACGCCGGCGAGACAGCGGCGATCACCGAGCAACTGCGCACCGCCGTACATGGCGGAGAGCACCTTGCGCTGCAGCGGGTGGACTCTGCCACCGGGATGAAGCTGCTCGTCGGCGTCCCGGTGCTGATCACCGGTGTGGACGGGCAACAGCGGCCGTCCGGGATCGAGGTGTATCTGGTGCGTGACCTCGGTGACGTGGTGCGGCAGGTGAACGCGCTCACCCGGAACGCGATATGGACAAGCGCGCTCGCGCTACCGGTCGCCGTGCTGCTGGCCCTGCTGGCGGCGCGTGGCGTGCTGCGGCCGGTGCGCGAGCTCCGCGGAACCGCACGCAAACTGGCCGCGGGCGACCTCGACGCCCGGTTGCGGCCCAGCGGCGCTGACGAGTTGGCCGAGCTCGCCACCACGTTCAACGACACCGCGGCCTCGTTGCAGTCCTCCATCAGCGAGCTGGCCAGAATGGAAGCCGACTCCCGCCGGTTCGTCGCCGACGTGGCGCACGAGCTACGCACGCCACTCACCACTCTGACCTCCGTTGCCGAGATGCTGGAAGAGGATCTGGAGCGGATGCCGTCCGACGCACGGGCCTCCATCGAGCTTGCCATCGCCGAAACCCGGCGGCTGACGTCGCTCGTCGAGGACCTGATGGAGATCGCCCGGTTCGATGCGGGCGCCGCGCAGCCACACCTGGAACGGGTGGACATGCCCGGTGTGGTGCGGGAGTGCCTGCGGTCGCGGTCCTGGACCGAGCAGGTGCGGCTGGACTCGCCGGAGGAGCTGGCCGCCGTGCTGGATCGGCGCCGACTGGATGTGATCGTGGCGAACCTTGTCGGCAATGCACTCCGGCACGGGGAGCCACCGGTAGTGGTGCGGTTGAGCGCGGACGAACAGGAGGTGCACCTCGAGGTGATCGACAACGGCCCGGGGCTGCCGGAGGGGGGCGCGGCGCAGCTGTTCGACCGCTTCTACAAGGCGGACTCCTCGCGCGGCCGATCCGCGGGGAGCGGTCTCGGGATGGCGATCACCGCGGAGAACGTGTGGCTGCACGGCGGCACCATCGAGGCGGGCAATGCCGACGGTGCGGGAGCCCGGTTCGCGGTCAGGCTGCCGCGCTGGTCGGAGGAAACATGA
- a CDS encoding response regulator transcription factor — protein MAQILLIEDDQSIRTSLALALGRHGHEIREAGTGEDGLRMLASAEPDVVVLDLMLPGMDGFEVCRRIRAKSAVPVIMLTARGDDFDVVGGLEAGADDYVIKPVQPRVLDARIRAVLRRGTFAEQTQSGRYRDLTIDRAALTVTKGDQQLALTPTELRVLLELSRSPGQVLSRMQLLELVWEYDYLGDSRLVDNCVQRLRAKIEDEPARPVFVQTVRGFGYRFGPV, from the coding sequence ATGGCGCAGATCTTGTTGATCGAGGACGATCAGTCCATCCGTACCAGCCTCGCGCTCGCCCTTGGTAGGCACGGGCACGAGATACGCGAAGCGGGCACCGGAGAGGACGGTCTCCGTATGCTGGCCTCGGCGGAACCGGATGTCGTGGTGCTGGATCTGATGCTGCCCGGAATGGACGGCTTCGAGGTGTGTCGGCGCATCCGCGCGAAGTCCGCAGTACCCGTCATCATGCTCACCGCGCGCGGCGACGACTTCGACGTGGTCGGCGGCCTCGAGGCCGGTGCGGACGACTACGTGATCAAACCCGTACAGCCGAGGGTGCTCGACGCGCGCATTCGTGCGGTGTTGCGCAGGGGGACGTTCGCCGAGCAGACGCAGTCCGGCCGCTACCGCGACCTGACCATCGACCGCGCCGCGCTCACCGTCACCAAGGGCGATCAGCAGCTCGCGCTGACTCCGACCGAGCTGCGCGTGCTGCTGGAACTGTCCCGCTCGCCCGGTCAGGTGCTCAGTCGCATGCAGCTGCTCGAACTGGTGTGGGAGTACGACTACCTCGGCGACTCCCGCCTGGTGGACAACTGTGTGCAGCGGTTGCGCGCGAAGATCGAGGACGAGCCCGCGCGGCCGGTGTTCGTGCAGACGGTGCGCGGGTTCGGCTACCGGTTCGGCCCGGTATGA
- a CDS encoding polysaccharide deacetylase family protein, with protein MTKTTSWRRVVTGLIPLLCAVVLAGCAAPTQAGSDTKPLYLTFDDGPSNATDEILTVLNGNDVRATFFTLGENLAENHELAQRMLAEGHVVATHTWNHRNLTKLSPAELDSQLRRSVNEGRAVGSDSDCIRPPYGATNDAVQDALAEHDLRSVLWNVDPKDWKRPDAEALADRLVETAYPRAVVLLHDGGGNREKTIQALRTALPELRAKGYEFRPVPGC; from the coding sequence ATGACCAAGACCACGTCGTGGCGCCGTGTCGTTACCGGACTGATCCCGCTCCTGTGCGCCGTTGTGCTCGCCGGATGTGCCGCGCCCACACAAGCAGGCAGTGATACCAAACCGCTGTACCTGACCTTCGATGACGGGCCGTCGAACGCCACCGACGAGATCCTGACCGTGCTGAACGGCAATGACGTCCGGGCGACGTTCTTCACACTCGGCGAGAACCTGGCCGAAAATCACGAGCTCGCTCAGCGCATGCTGGCCGAGGGCCACGTCGTGGCGACGCACACCTGGAACCACCGAAACCTCACCAAGCTCAGCCCCGCGGAGCTGGACAGCCAGCTACGGCGCTCCGTGAACGAGGGGCGTGCCGTCGGTTCGGACAGCGACTGCATACGCCCCCCGTACGGCGCCACCAACGATGCCGTCCAGGATGCGCTCGCCGAACACGACCTGCGGTCGGTACTGTGGAACGTCGACCCGAAGGACTGGAAGCGCCCGGATGCCGAGGCGCTCGCCGACCGCTTGGTGGAGACGGCCTACCCACGCGCCGTGGTGCTACTGCACGACGGCGGAGGCAACCGCGAGAAAACCATCCAGGCACTACGCACCGCCCTGCCCGAGTTGCGCGCCAAGGGCTACGAGTTCCGTCCCGTGCCGGGGTGTTGA
- a CDS encoding GGDEF domain-containing protein yields the protein MVDWPLWRLRPAALWYVLVVQLTAVASISAVVVVTERPAAEELHEFGALAVTAGVVIVGTSLSIHLRDGIRRNPWTIHICYLVAGLLSLPPNLLVLLLLGPALHGVLDVRGAPHRWMFINAATVLATFTARAVLGWTDPHWSFWALFAACATLLLTRAALVATGLRLRRPQAPKSDVLGDPIDVLLGIVAISLGMLIAVAVEFRPASALLAAPPMALLDLAGQLPQWRRSAQRDGKTGLVNAMHWDKLARTELAKAGSRGQEATVLLLDLDHFKRVNDELGHLAGDAALASVALMLRGSVRKGDLVGRFGGEEFVVLLPEADIEAAGEVAHRIRRATASLSVPVRDTAGVQHQLDDLTISIGVAGTVRLGYELGDLLVAADAALLEAKAAGRNAVTLA from the coding sequence GTGGTGGACTGGCCACTGTGGAGATTACGGCCCGCGGCCCTGTGGTACGTGCTCGTCGTGCAGCTCACGGCGGTCGCGTCGATCTCCGCCGTGGTCGTGGTGACCGAACGCCCCGCCGCGGAGGAACTGCACGAATTCGGCGCGCTCGCCGTGACCGCGGGTGTGGTGATCGTGGGAACCTCGCTGTCGATCCACCTGCGGGACGGGATCAGACGCAACCCGTGGACCATCCACATCTGCTACCTCGTCGCAGGCCTGCTGAGCCTTCCCCCGAACCTGCTCGTGCTGCTGCTGCTCGGACCGGCGCTGCACGGAGTGCTCGACGTGCGGGGCGCGCCGCACCGCTGGATGTTCATCAACGCGGCCACCGTGCTGGCCACTTTCACCGCACGCGCCGTGCTGGGGTGGACCGATCCACACTGGTCCTTCTGGGCGTTGTTCGCCGCGTGCGCCACCCTGCTGCTGACGCGCGCCGCGCTCGTCGCGACCGGTTTGCGGCTACGCCGCCCGCAGGCCCCCAAGTCCGATGTGCTCGGTGACCCCATAGACGTACTGCTGGGCATCGTCGCGATCAGCCTCGGCATGCTGATCGCCGTAGCGGTCGAGTTCCGCCCGGCGAGCGCGCTGCTCGCGGCCCCGCCGATGGCGCTGCTCGACCTCGCCGGGCAGCTCCCGCAGTGGCGGCGCTCGGCGCAACGCGACGGGAAAACCGGCCTCGTGAACGCGATGCACTGGGACAAACTCGCGCGCACCGAACTGGCCAAAGCAGGCTCCCGCGGTCAGGAAGCCACCGTTCTGCTGCTGGACCTGGACCACTTCAAGCGCGTCAACGACGAACTCGGACACCTCGCCGGGGACGCGGCGCTGGCCTCGGTGGCGCTGATGCTGCGCGGCAGCGTGCGCAAGGGCGACCTGGTGGGCAGGTTCGGCGGCGAGGAATTCGTGGTGCTGCTGCCCGAAGCCGACATCGAAGCCGCGGGCGAAGTGGCCCACCGGATCAGGAGAGCCACCGCGTCGCTGTCCGTGCCGGTCAGGGACACGGCAGGCGTGCAGCACCAACTCGACGACCTGACCATCAGCATCGGGGTGGCCGGAACCGTGCGCCTGGGGTACGAGCTCGGCGACCTGCTCGTGGCCGCCGACGCGGCGCTGCTGGAGGCCAAAGCGGCAGGGCGGAACGCGGTCACCCTGGCTTAG